The Micropterus dolomieu isolate WLL.071019.BEF.003 ecotype Adirondacks linkage group LG22, ASM2129224v1, whole genome shotgun sequence genome contains a region encoding:
- the LOC123961960 gene encoding patatin-like phospholipase domain-containing protein 2, whose translation MFDLKKDWSISFAGCGFMGIYYVGATSCILERFPRLIQGASSIYGASAGSLMAVVLTLELPLEKCCADLMFMAREARKRKLGPLHPAYNLLKIVQDSLLGILPEDAHVRASGKLCVSVTRVSDGKNVLVSEFNSKEELIQALICSCFVPFYCGVIPPTYRGVHYVDGAISDNLPRCHLKNTVTFSPYAGESDLCPRGSTLSFHEVRFNNVSIQVNSANMFRVASSFFPPNPETMAEICQNGYMDALRFLQENNLISSESPLRSLEMDAPKPACCELVKESNQNAHRLKEEHWWLDPQLTEHLPVNIKRVLCEACRKAHTAGGLLSNMTAYLKVSCTLPVVSACSLAKRLAHWIPDVSRDMSWLYGKAGDTYKQALKDDVEDYDSEKPLRRCTSLPLGLNLCSALPMTPEATPTSGLAFTWNMQSELDHLSLTPPPTPTSEFGEATTESTTSAGRAWGLGRAVGWIRNSPHLKTDDSVSFSAFE comes from the exons ATGTTTGATTTGAAGAAAGACTGGAGCATCTCTTTTGCAGGATGTGGTTTTATGGGTATTTATTACGTTGGTGCCACCAGCTGTATCCTTGAACGCTTCCCCCGCCTCATACAAGGCGCCTCATCCATCTATGGAGCTTCTGCTGGATCTTTGATGGCCGTTGTTCTTACTCTTGAACTTCCTCTAG AGAAATGCTGTGCTGATTTGATGTTCATGGCCAGAGAGGCTAGGAAGCGCAAACTGGGGCCCCTGCATCCAGCTTACAACCTGCTGAAGATCGTTCAGGACTCTCTGCTGGGGATCCTTCCAGAAGACGCCCACGTTCGAGCCTCTGGGAAGCTCTGTGTGTCCGTGACCAGAGTGTCTGATGGGAAGAACGTACTAGTGTCGGAGTTTAACAGCAAAGAGGAGCTCATTCAG GCCCTCATATGCAGCTGCTTTGTCCCTTTCTACTGTGGAGTTATTCCACCCACTTATCGCGGAGTG CATTACGTGGACGGTGCTATCAGTGACAACCTGCCTCGATGTCACCTGAAAAACACAGTCACGTTCTCTCCATATGCCGGTGAGTCTGACCTCTGCCCTCGAGGGAGCACGCTCAGCTTCCACGAGGTGCGCTTCAACAATGTCAGCATCCAGGTCAACTCAGCGAACATGTTCAGGGTGGCCAGCTCCTTCTTCCCCCCCAATCCTGAG ACAATGGCTGAAATCTGCCAGAATGGCTACATGGATGCTCTCCGCTTCCTGCAAGAGAACA ATCTGATCAGCAGTGAGAGTCCCCTGAGAAGTTTGGAGATGGATGCACCTAAGCCTGCTTGTTGTGAGCTGGTGAAGGAGTCCAATCAGAACGCACACAGACTTAAGGAAGAGCACTGGTGGCTGGATCCACAGCTGACTGAGCACCTCCCAGTTAACATTAAAAGGG ttTTGTGTGAGGCCTGTAGAAAGGCGCATACTGCTGGTGGTCTGTTGTCCAACATGACTGCGTACCTGAAAGTCTCCTGTACTCTGCCTGTGGTGTCGGCCTGCTCTCTTGCCAAGAG ACTTGCGCACTGGATCCCAGATGTGTCAAGGGACATGAGCTGGCTCTATGGCAAGGCTGGAGACACATACAAACAAGCTTTGAAGGATGATGTGGAGGACTACGACAG TGAGAAGCCACTGCGCAGATGTACAAGCCTGCCGTTAGGCCTGAACCTGTGCAGTGCTCTCCCAATGACCCCAGAAGCCACGCCCACCTCCGGTCTTGCCTTCACCTGGAACATGCAAAGTGAGTTGGACCACTTGTCCCTGACTCCTCCCCCTACACCCACCTCTGAGTTTGGTGAAGCCACCACAGAGTCCACTACAAGCGCAGGTAGAGCCTGGGGTTTGGGCAGAGCCGTGGGGTGGATCCGAAATAGTCCACACCTCAAGACGGATGATTCAGTGTCCTTTTCTGCATTTGAGTAA
- the si:dkey-10o6.2 gene encoding UPF0676 protein C1494.01 yields the protein MSIPVVDFGAYSLSEKDVPDEQMQNLSEQLKTAFTEIGFVFLKNTGITEEEVNRVMDISKKFFLQPDELKQPFSRKSFSNNPNHGWVSLETERLNPSRPGDLKEAFNTSSFHPDIKWPSGAVTGFQEIQASFYQRCKELSLRVLRVMAHSLGLDPEVFLSAHRSIGTDENGSTLRSLYYPSVNCEKAKQGQLRCGEHSDYGSITLLFQSSEGLQVRRRSGEFICPPAIPGAVLINIADLMQRWTSDQFVSVLHRVLLPPAGDSTTRQSVAFFVQPDDEALITCCDGSNKYPPVTAGTYLNERFNYSYGRN from the exons atgagcATCCCAGTGGTGGACTTTGGCGCGTACAGCCTAAGTGAAAAAGATGTTCCCGACGAGCAAATGCAGAACTTAAGCGAGCagttgaaaacagcttttactgaaattggttttgtttttctgaagaACACTGGGATCACTGAGGAGGAG GTGAATCGTGTTATGGACATATCCAAGAAATTCTTCCTGCAGCCAGATGAACTGAAACAACCCTTTAGCAGGAAAAGCTTTTCAAACAATCCTAATCACGGCTGGGTGTCTCTGGAGACTGAGAG GTTGAATCCAAGTCGACCTGGAGACCTGAAGGAGGCATTCAACACTTCTTCATTTCACCCTGACATA AAATGGCCATCGGGTGCTGTAACCGGGTTCCAGGAGATCCAGGCGTCTTTCTATCAGCGCTGTAAAGAGCTGAGTCTGCGGGTGCTGAGAGTGATGGCACACAGTCTGGGTCTGGACCCCGAGGTGTTCTTGAGTGCACACCGTTCAATTGGAA CTGATGAGAATGGCTCCACGCTGCGGTCTCTGTACTACCCATCAGTAAATTGTGAGAAAGCGAAGCAGGGTCAGCTGCGATGTGGAGAGCATTCAGACTACGGCAGCATCACCCTGTtgtttcagagctctgagggtCTGCAG GTGCGTAGACGTTCAGGTGAATTCATATGTCCTCCCGCCATCCCCGGAGCGGTCCTCATCAATATCGCTGACCTGATGCAGCGCTGGACGAGTGATCAGTTTGTCTCTGTG CTCCACAGAGTGTTGCTCCCCCCTGCTGGAGACTCCACAACACGTCAGTCTGTGGCTTTCTTCGTCCAGCCGGATGACGAGGCTCTGATCACCTGCTGTGACGGCTCCAACAAATATCCTCCTGTTACAGCAGGCACATACCTCAACGAGCGCTTCAATTACTCATATGGGCGAAACTGA